In Rhizorhabdus phycosphaerae, the genomic stretch GCAGATAGACGCTCCCCGTCACGACGAGCGAAAGCGCACTGCACGTGCACAGCAGGCCGAAGCCGCATTGGCAGAAGCTGTGATGTATTCTCTCCATCGCACCTCTCCTTGAGGTCCCGCCCGTTTTCTTCTCGAACGGTGCAGGAGACAGGAAGTTACAATAGCACGACGGGGCTTAACGAAAAATATTCAATCTTCGTCGATGCAGCGCAGCAATTTGCGGATCGTCGCGTGAAAGACGGCCTGTTCTTCCGGCCCCAAGCCGAGCAATATTCGCTTCGACAGCGCCTGGCGGATCGGTTCGGTAACGGCGACGGCGGCTTCTCCTTCCGCCGTGATGCTGATCCGCTTCGCCCGGCGGTCGGCCGGATCGGGCGTCCGCAGGATCATGCCCTCCCGTTCCAGCCCGTCGAGTGCTTCGGTCACGGTGCGCGGGGCAATGCCGAAGCGTTCCGCGATGTCGGTCGCGCGGACGGTGCCCCCTTCCTTCTGGATGAGGATCAACATCTTGGTCCGCGCGAGCGAAGCGCCGCGTTCGACCATCGAGCGGTCGAAACTGCGCTTGAGGCTGCCGTAGAGCCGCCCGAGATCGGTTAGGAGGTCTTCCTCATCGGATTTCATGAGGGCCCTCAATAAATGGTGTTGCGCTGTTTTGCAACTGCGAGCATAGGCGTGACGATCGATAGCATCCGAGTCCCAAGATGAGCGAAACGACCGAAGCGCCACCCTCCGATTCGCCCGAGTCCGCCGACCCCGCGAAGGCCGCTCGTCGCAAGCTGATCCTCCGCCGCGTACTGCTGGTCGGGGGAGGTCTGTTCGTGCTCGTGGGTGTGATCTGGGGCGCGCGGCACTTCATCTATGGCCGCTATCAGCAGTCCACCGACGACGCCTTCATCCAGTCCGATGCTATCACCGTGTCACCCAAGGTGTCGGGCTATGTGGACCGCGTCTTCGTGACCGACAATCAGGATGTGAAGGCAGGGCAGCCGCTCGTCCAGATCGACCCGCGCGATTATAGCGCGCAGGCGGCGCAGGCGCGCGCCCAGATCGATGTCGCGCTGGCGAGCGCGGCAGGGGTCGACGCGCAGATCGAGGAGCAGTTCGCTGCGGTCGATCAGGCGCGGGCGCAGCTCCTATCCGCACGCGCGGAGGCTGAACTGGCGACCCGGGAGGTCGTCCGCTACCGCCCGCTCGCGGCGAGCGGTGCCGAAACGCGCGAGCGCCTCGCCCAGCTTGAAGCGCAGGCGATCCAGGCGCGGGCCAAGGTCGACGCGGCCCAGGCATCGCTGACCGCATCCGAGCGGCGCGTGGCGACGTTGCGCGCACAGCGGCAGCAGGCCCGCGCGCAGGGTGAGGCCGCCCGGGCCCAGCTCTCGGCGGCGCGGACCGATGTCGAGGCGACGATCCTGCGGGCCCCGGTCGACGGCCGCATCGGCAACAGGGGCGTCCGCCAGGGCCAGTTCGTCCAGGCATCGACCAGGCTCATGTCGCTGGTCCCGGCCAAGAGCCTCTATGTGGTGGCCAATTTCAAGGAAACCCAGCTGGGCCTGATGCGGCCGGGGCAGCCGGTGACCGTCGAAGTCGATGCCCTCGATGGCGTCGAGCTCCACGGCGTGATCGAGAGCATCGCGCCCGGAACCGGCGCACAATTCTCCGTTCTGCCGCCGCAAAATGCGACGGGCAACTTCACCAAGATCGTCCAGCGCATCCCCGTGCGCATCGCGATCAATGCGGGCCCTGAGACGCGGGCGCTGCTCATCCCCGGCATGTCGGTCGAGGCGACCGTCGACACGCGGTCGGCCAAAGCCGCGATCGACGCCATCCGTGACGAGCAGGAGCGCCGGAACGAGCGCGCCCGGCAATGAGCGCCGCCGTGGCGGGGAGTGCAGCGGCACCGCCTGAGCGCGCCGATGTGAGCGCCTGGCTGGCTGTTGCGGCCGGCAGCCTGGGTGCGCTGATGGCGACGCTCGACATCTCGATCGTGAACTCGTCGCTGCCGACCATCCAGGGCGAGATCGGTGCGACCGGCACCGAAGGAACCTGGATCGCTACGGCCTATCTGGTAGCCGAGATCATCATCATCCCGCTGTCCGCGTGGCTCGAACGCCTGTTCGGCTTGCGCACCTTCCTGCTGATCGCCGTCACCCTGTTCACGGCCTTTTCGATTGTCTGCGGGATCTCGACCAACCTGACGATGATGATCATCGGCCGGGTGGGGCAGGGGTTCACCGGTGGCGCGCTGGTGCCGACCGCAATGACGATCATCGCCACGCGGCTGCCGCGCTCGCAGCAGCCGATCGGCAATGCGATGTTCGGCGTCACCGCGATCATCGGCCCGCTGCTCGGACCGCTGGTCGGTGGCTGGCTGACCGAGAATGTCAGCTGGCACTACGCCTTTTTCCTGAACATACCCGTCGGCATATTGCTGGTCGTCCTCCTGCTTACCACCATGGCTCACCGGCCGCCCGATTGGGAGGAGCTGTGGGGCGCCGATTGGCGCGGCATCGTGGGGATGGCGCTGGGCCTCGGCGGCCTGACCATCGTCCTCGAAGAGGGCCAGCGCGAGCAATGGTTTCAGAGCAGCGCGATCGTCCAGATGAGCATCGTGACCGCCATTGGCTTCGGTCTGCTGCTGGCCGGCCAGATCTTTGCGAAGCGACCCGTCATCAAATTGCGGCTGTTGCTCGACCGGCAGTTCGGCGCGGTGGCGCTGATGGGCCTCGTGATCGGGATGATGATTTACGGGACCTCCTACGTCATTCCGCAATTCCTGTCCGCCATTGCCGGGTATAACGCGCTTCAGTCGGGCAAGATCGTCCTCCTGTCCGGCATTCCCAGCATGTTGCTGATGCCCTTCACGCCGCTGCTGATGCGCTATCTCGACATCCGGATCGCGGTCGCAATGGGGCTCGCGATCATGGCGACGAGCTGCATGGTCGACACGGTCCTCACGTCGCAATCGGTCGGACACGACTTCGTTGAGTCTCAGCTGTTGCGCGGCGTCGGCGTGATCATGGGCTTCCTGTTCCTGAATCAGGCCGCGATCGCCTCGGTGCCGGCGCGCGATGCCGGGGATGCGGCCGGTCTGTTCAATGCCGTCCGCAATCTCGGCGGGTCGCTGGCGCTGGCCGGGATCGCGACGATCCAGGACCAGCGCAACTGGCTCCACAGCCGCCGCATCGAGGAATCGATGAGCGCCAATTCGGACACGGTCCAGAATTATGTCGCCAGCCTGTCGCAGACCTTTGGCGGGCAGGAGGCAGGGCTACGGACGCTCGCCGGCACGATCCAGCGCGAGGCACTGGTGATGACGTTCAACGACATATTCTGGATGCTCGGGGTCGGGATCATCGCCGTCATCCCGCTCGTCCTTTTCCTGCGCCCTCTGCCCCAGGGCCAGCCCGTTGTGATGCATTGAGGTAATGGCGATGCGTATCCTGCTGCTTCTCATCCCCCTCGCTTCGCTGGGGGCCTGCACGATGGGGCCTGATTATGCCGGGCCCGCATCGGCGCGCGCGCCACAGCCGTCGGCGAGCTTCGTGCGCGCCTCACCGGAGGCGCGCTCCGACGAGCCTGCGGTGGCAGCCTGGTGGACGGTGTTCGGCGATCCGGTTCTCGACGGGCTGCAGCAACGGGCGCTGGCGGCCAATCCCAATGTCGCGATCGCCCAGGCGAGCCTGCGCCAGGCCCGTTCCGCGCTCCGGCTGGAAAAAGCCAATTCGGCGCCAAATGCCAATCTTCAGGCGATCTACGCGCATGCCAGCCTGCCGGGTGTGGACCTCGGAACCTCGGATGAGAGCAGCGGCGGCAGCGGCCAGGGTGGCAGCGGATCGGGCAGCGACGCACTGAACTTCTACAATCTCGGTTTCGACGCCAGCTGGGAGGTCGATCTCTGGGGTGGCCGGCGGCGGAGCGTCGAGGCTGCGCGCGCGCAACTCGAGGCGGCAGAAGCGAGCGTGGCCGACGCGCAGGTCAGCCTCACGGCCGAAGTCGGACAGGCCTATGCCAATTTCCGCGACCGCCAGCAGCGTATCCGGCTGGCGCAGGAGGCGGTGGCGCGGCAGGGCGACCTCGTGGCCCTGGTGCGTCAGCGGCGCGAGCGAGGCGCCGCATCGGACCTCGACGTCGAGCAACAGGCCGACCAGCTCGAACAGCTCGAAGCGGCGTTGCTGCCATTGCAGGCCGAGCGCGACGCCTATCTCAACGCGCTGGCGGTGCTCGTCGGCGAGGTGCCGGGCAGCCTCGACCAGCTTCTTGCCACGCCTGCCGCCATCCCTCTCCCGCCGGCTGGAACGTCGATCGGCGATCCGGCCTCCTTGCTGCGGCGTCGGCCCGACGTCCGCGCCGCAGAACGGCAATATGCGGCGGCAACCGCGAAGATCGGTGTCGCCGAAGCCGCACGCTTTCCCAGCGTCAGCTTCGCTGGCGTACTCGGGATAGGCGGGACCAAGCCCGGGGACGTGGTCGACATCGACAAGCTCGCGACCATCGCCTTGCCACGCCTGTCCTGGAACATCCTCGATTTCGGCCGGAACGCGGCGCGGGTCGAACAGGCGAAGGGCGGGCAGGACGAGGCTGCGGCGCGCTATCGTGGCGTTGTGCTGAAAGCTCTGCAGGACAGCGAGGATGCGCTGTCCCGCTACGGCGCCCGGTTGCGGGCTTCGGCGAGCGTGCGGCGCTCGCTCGCGTCGGCTCGGCGCGTCGAAGCGCTGTCGCGCCAGCGCTTCGAAGCCGGGACCGGCACGAAGATCCAGTTGCTCCAGTCCGAGCGGACCCGCCTGTCCGCAGAACAGTCACTGTCGCAGGCCGATGCAGCGCTCGCGGCCGATTATGCCGGGCTCCAGAAGGCGCTGGGCCTCGGCTGGCGCTGAACCGTTCAGCCGTCGAGAAAGGCCCGCAGCGCGCGGGTGACGCCGGCGGCGTCGAGATCGGGCTGGAAATCGGCGCCCTCGACGATGGTCTGGGCGGCGTCCGGCCGGATCGCACAGGCGCGTTCGAACAGGGGCCACAAGACGTCGTCCCGTGAGCACATCACGTGCAGCGGAACCGTCGCCGTCGCCAGCAGCCCGGCCACGTCCTGGTTCCAGGCCGCCGAGAAGGCCATTGGCATGCTGCGGTGCGCGACGAGATGGTCGATCAATTCGCGCAGATGGAGGTCCATGTTCGCACCGGCCCCGATCGAGCGGAGATAATCCCAGGCCCCTTGAAGAAAGCCACCGCTGGCTTCCACCGCGAAAGGCTGGACGAACGTCTTTCGGTATTCGATCTTTTCCTGTTCGGTCGCGACGACCGGCCCGATGATCGTGAGTGACCGCACCCGTTCGGGAATGGCGGAGGCCATTTCCAGCGCGATGCACCCGCCCGTGTGGTGGCCGCACAGGTGGAGCGCATCGACGCGGAGGTCGTCGAGCGCCTCGATCAGGCGATCGGCCATGTAGCGAATGTCGGGAATTGCCTCGGGTTGATAGGAGCCTCCGAAGCCGGGGGAGTCGAACGAGAGGCAATGATAGCCGTCGGCGAGTCCTTCCATCACCTGTTCGAACATCGCGCCCGAAGAGGCGGTCTGATGATAGAAGGCCACGACCGGCTGATCGGCAGTACCGCTTTCGCGCAGGTGGATCTGACCCTCGCTGCACTGTGCGTAACGTCGGCTGATCGTCATCTGGTCCTCCCTCGGCTGATGGTCGATCCTGTCAGCTGCTATCGCGGCTGGCGACTATGAGATGCGGCAGGGTCGTGAAGCGCGTCATGCCGAGAGAGATGTTGCGGCCTTCGGTGGCGATCATTCCCGCCCTGCGAAAAGCATGAGGGATCGCTCGTCGCCGTGAACTTGGACGAGGGCCGTCCGTTGTTCCCAATGCCTGTTCGGGCACAGCTTGTGGAGACCATGTCATGCCTGCAAAATCAGCCGCGCAACAAAAGGCCGCGGGCGCCGCGCTTTCGGCGAAACGGGGCGATACGCCCAAGACCAAGCTGAAGGGCGCCTCGAAATCGATGGAAGAGTCGATGAGCGAAAAGGAACTCGAGAAAATGGCCTCGACCACGCGTAAGGGGAAAGCCGAGCACAAGGGCTGAGGGCTGCGGTGGGCTGAGGCGATGGGGCATTATGCGATCGTGGCGCCTCCTCTGGCGGGGCATGTCAATCCGCTGGTTGCGCTGGGGGAGACGCTGATCGATCGCGGCCACCGGGTCAGTTTCCTGCTGCGGGAAGACGCAGCATCCCTGCTCGGTGAAGCGCGTATCGCGCCGGTGATACTGAAGGACGCTGCGCCGGGTGATCATGACCGGCTGTTGCGGTCCTTCGGAAGGCCACACCAGTTACTGGCGACGCAACGAACGATAGCGGCCGTCGCGGCGTGGGCGGAACAGCTTTGCCGGCAGGCACCGGCCCTTCTGCGGCAGATCGGCGCCACGATGGTGATCGCCGACCAGATGGAAGTGGCCGGCCCCTTGGTCGCGCAGATTGCGGGGTTGCCCTGCGTGGTGGTTGCGACCGCCCTGCCGACCGATCGGGAGCCGGGTATCCCGCCAATCTATCTCGGATGGAATTATCATGCCGGGCCGTTCGGCCCATGGCGCAATCGCGGCGGATATCGCGTGGTGGACTGGCTGATGCGACCCGTGGCCGAAGTTCTGCGCCGCCACGCCGATGCCCATGGGATAGATGTCGCCGATGCGGCCGGCGATCGATGCACGACGCTTTACCAGGCGGTCTCGTCGATCGACTTCCCTCGTCGCCGCCCATCGTCGACGATGCACCATGTCGGCCCGCTGCGCAGGGACGTGCCCGCCGAGCCGCCCGCCCGCCACGAGGGACAGGCGCCGCTGATCTTCTGTTCCTTCGGCAGCCTTCAGGGAAATCGACCGGACCTGTTCGCCCGCATCGCCGAGGCGTGCAGCACGCACGGAGCCCATCTGGTGATCGCCCATGGTGGCCTCCTGTCGGAGGAGGCGGAAAAAGCGCTGAGCGGAATGGCCGAGGTTCATGCCTTCGTGCCGCAACGCCGGATACTCGAGCAGGCGGCCGTGGCGATCACCCATGGTGGCTTCAACACAGTGCTCGACGCGCTCAGTTTCGGCGTGCCCCTGCTCGCTTTGCCCATGGCGTTCGAGCAGCACGCCACCGCCGCGCGCATTCGTTATCGTGGCGTGGGGATCACGCTGCCGCCGACCGCCTCGACCGCGCGCCTTGCAATGGCGATTGGCGGCTTGCTCACGGAAGACCGCTATCGACAGGCGGCGGCGGTTGTGCAGCGCGAGATCGGTTCTGCCGGAGGCGTTGCCCGCGCAGCCGATATCATCGAGCGCGAGGAAGTCCGTTGCCGGATCGATCGAGCCGCTGGCGAACGGACCCCATGTGCGGAGCGCAGGGCATGACGTCGTTGCTCCATCGGTCCTGTCAGGCTTCTCTCCGATCACGGTGACGGGAAAAGGGGCGGGCGAGGATTATCCCCGCCCGCCCAGGACCCGCAGGCTGGGAGGAACAATGGCAGCTGCGAGGAGAGGGGCGGCGTCGGGCTATTGCCCCGACAGCCGGATGAGCAGGGGTCTCGCTTGATCAGGAAATGACGAGGCGCTGTCTCCGATCGGAATTGGACATATGGATCACGGGCGATCTCGATGTGGTTGGACGACCGCTGTTATCCGCCTCGTCGCGTTTGAACTCCACGGGTCCGCGCTGCTTTCGGTATAGTAAAAATCATATGCCGCTGCGCTGCCGGTAGGGCTGCGCAAGCTCGATCCGGCTCGGCGGCCTCAAACATATGCAAATCATATGCCGGGGCCTCTGCCCGCGTCTCGAATTCCTATGGCGCGTGGGCCTAATGAGTCGATCCTGGCTTCAACCCTTTCAGGAGACGGCGATGGAAGATCTGCCGTGGATCGCCCTGTTACTCACCTTGCTCGCGGCGACGCTGGCGCATGTCCGGCTTTGCGACAAGGCATGAGGAGCGCGGCATGACTATCGACCTCTGGCTCGCCGCGATCACTGCGGGCGGGCTTCTCGCCTATCTGGTGGCCGTGCTCGTCCGGCCCGAACGCTTCTGATCGGAGAGCAGCATGACTCCCCAGGGCTGGACCCTCATCTTTCTCTTCATCGCCGTGCTGATCGCGCTGACCAAGCCGATCGGACTGTGGCTGTTCGCGCTCTATGAAGGCCGCCGCACGCCCCTTCACGCCGTGCTTGGCCCCGTCGAGCGCGGCTTCTATGCGCTGGCGGGAATCGATCCGTCGGTCGAGCAGAGCTGGCGCCGCTATGCGGTCCACATGCTGATCTTCAATCTGGCGCTGCTCGTCTTCACCTATGCGGTTTTGCGCCTTCAGGGCGTGCTGCCCCTGAACCCGCTGGGCTATCCGGCGCTCAGCGGTCACCTCGCCTTCAACACGGCGGTCAGCTTCACCACCAACACCAACTGGCAAAGCTATGGCGGGGAATCCACCCTGTCGAACTTCAGCCAGATGGTCGGCCTGACCATTCACAACTTCCTCTCGGCAGCGACCGGTATCGCGCTCGCCTTCGCCTTCTTTCGCGGCTTCGCCCGGCGGGAGGCGAAGAGCATAGGCAATTTCTGGGCCGACGTCACCCGCGTGACGCTGTACCTGCTGC encodes the following:
- a CDS encoding alpha/beta fold hydrolase → MTISRRYAQCSEGQIHLRESGTADQPVVAFYHQTASSGAMFEQVMEGLADGYHCLSFDSPGFGGSYQPEAIPDIRYMADRLIEALDDLRVDALHLCGHHTGGCIALEMASAIPERVRSLTIIGPVVATEQEKIEYRKTFVQPFAVEASGGFLQGAWDYLRSIGAGANMDLHLRELIDHLVAHRSMPMAFSAAWNQDVAGLLATATVPLHVMCSRDDVLWPLFERACAIRPDAAQTIVEGADFQPDLDAAGVTRALRAFLDG
- a CDS encoding MDR family MFS transporter, with protein sequence MSAAVAGSAAAPPERADVSAWLAVAAGSLGALMATLDISIVNSSLPTIQGEIGATGTEGTWIATAYLVAEIIIIPLSAWLERLFGLRTFLLIAVTLFTAFSIVCGISTNLTMMIIGRVGQGFTGGALVPTAMTIIATRLPRSQQPIGNAMFGVTAIIGPLLGPLVGGWLTENVSWHYAFFLNIPVGILLVVLLLTTMAHRPPDWEELWGADWRGIVGMALGLGGLTIVLEEGQREQWFQSSAIVQMSIVTAIGFGLLLAGQIFAKRPVIKLRLLLDRQFGAVALMGLVIGMMIYGTSYVIPQFLSAIAGYNALQSGKIVLLSGIPSMLLMPFTPLLMRYLDIRIAVAMGLAIMATSCMVDTVLTSQSVGHDFVESQLLRGVGVIMGFLFLNQAAIASVPARDAGDAAGLFNAVRNLGGSLALAGIATIQDQRNWLHSRRIEESMSANSDTVQNYVASLSQTFGGQEAGLRTLAGTIQREALVMTFNDIFWMLGVGIIAVIPLVLFLRPLPQGQPVVMH
- a CDS encoding HlyD family secretion protein, whose protein sequence is MSETTEAPPSDSPESADPAKAARRKLILRRVLLVGGGLFVLVGVIWGARHFIYGRYQQSTDDAFIQSDAITVSPKVSGYVDRVFVTDNQDVKAGQPLVQIDPRDYSAQAAQARAQIDVALASAAGVDAQIEEQFAAVDQARAQLLSARAEAELATREVVRYRPLAASGAETRERLAQLEAQAIQARAKVDAAQASLTASERRVATLRAQRQQARAQGEAARAQLSAARTDVEATILRAPVDGRIGNRGVRQGQFVQASTRLMSLVPAKSLYVVANFKETQLGLMRPGQPVTVEVDALDGVELHGVIESIAPGTGAQFSVLPPQNATGNFTKIVQRIPVRIAINAGPETRALLIPGMSVEATVDTRSAKAAIDAIRDEQERRNERARQ
- a CDS encoding glycosyltransferase; this translates as MGHYAIVAPPLAGHVNPLVALGETLIDRGHRVSFLLREDAASLLGEARIAPVILKDAAPGDHDRLLRSFGRPHQLLATQRTIAAVAAWAEQLCRQAPALLRQIGATMVIADQMEVAGPLVAQIAGLPCVVVATALPTDREPGIPPIYLGWNYHAGPFGPWRNRGGYRVVDWLMRPVAEVLRRHADAHGIDVADAAGDRCTTLYQAVSSIDFPRRRPSSTMHHVGPLRRDVPAEPPARHEGQAPLIFCSFGSLQGNRPDLFARIAEACSTHGAHLVIAHGGLLSEEAEKALSGMAEVHAFVPQRRILEQAAVAITHGGFNTVLDALSFGVPLLALPMAFEQHATAARIRYRGVGITLPPTASTARLAMAIGGLLTEDRYRQAAAVVQREIGSAGGVARAADIIEREEVRCRIDRAAGERTPCAERRA
- a CDS encoding potassium-transporting ATPase subunit F, coding for MTIDLWLAAITAGGLLAYLVAVLVRPERF
- a CDS encoding efflux transporter outer membrane subunit translates to MRILLLLIPLASLGACTMGPDYAGPASARAPQPSASFVRASPEARSDEPAVAAWWTVFGDPVLDGLQQRALAANPNVAIAQASLRQARSALRLEKANSAPNANLQAIYAHASLPGVDLGTSDESSGGSGQGGSGSGSDALNFYNLGFDASWEVDLWGGRRRSVEAARAQLEAAEASVADAQVSLTAEVGQAYANFRDRQQRIRLAQEAVARQGDLVALVRQRRERGAASDLDVEQQADQLEQLEAALLPLQAERDAYLNALAVLVGEVPGSLDQLLATPAAIPLPPAGTSIGDPASLLRRRPDVRAAERQYAAATAKIGVAEAARFPSVSFAGVLGIGGTKPGDVVDIDKLATIALPRLSWNILDFGRNAARVEQAKGGQDEAAARYRGVVLKALQDSEDALSRYGARLRASASVRRSLASARRVEALSRQRFEAGTGTKIQLLQSERTRLSAEQSLSQADAALAADYAGLQKALGLGWR
- a CDS encoding DUF3008 family protein — encoded protein: MPAKSAAQQKAAGAALSAKRGDTPKTKLKGASKSMEESMSEKELEKMASTTRKGKAEHKG
- a CDS encoding MarR family winged helix-turn-helix transcriptional regulator gives rise to the protein MKSDEEDLLTDLGRLYGSLKRSFDRSMVERGASLARTKMLILIQKEGGTVRATDIAERFGIAPRTVTEALDGLEREGMILRTPDPADRRAKRISITAEGEAAVAVTEPIRQALSKRILLGLGPEEQAVFHATIRKLLRCIDED